In Musa acuminata AAA Group cultivar baxijiao chromosome BXJ3-9, Cavendish_Baxijiao_AAA, whole genome shotgun sequence, a single genomic region encodes these proteins:
- the LOC135649793 gene encoding AP-1 complex subunit sigma-2-like codes for MIHFVILISRQGKVRLTKWYSPYQQKERSTVIRELSGLILSRGPKLCNFVEWKGYKVVYRRYASLYFCMCIDPDDNELEILEIIHHFVEILDRYFGSVCELDLIFNFHKAYYILDEILIAGELQESSKKAVARLIAAQDSLVETAKEEAGSISNMISQAI; via the exons ATG aTCCATTTTGTAATTCTTATTAGTCGACAAGGGAAAGTTAGATTGACAAAATGGTATTCTCCATATCAGCAGAAGGAAAGATCCACG GTCATCCGGGAGCTTAGTGGTCTCATTCTTTCACGAGGCCCAAAACTTTGCAATTTTGTTGAGTGGAAGGGTTACAAAGTTGTGTACAGAAG ATATGCCAGCCTATACTTCTGCATGTGCATTGATCCTGATGACAATGAATTGGAAATTCTTGAGATTATTCATCATTTTGTTGAGATATTAGACCGTTACTTTGGCAGT GTTTGTGAGCTtgatttgatcttcaatttccacAAG GCATACTATATTCTGGATGAGATCTTGATAGCTGGTGAACTTCAGGAATCGAGCAAAAAAGCTGTTGCACGGCTTATAGCTGCACAG GACTCGCTGGTGGAAACTGCCAAGGAAGAAGCTGGTTCAATAAGCAATATGATTTCGCAAGCCATATGA
- the LOC103997612 gene encoding uncharacterized protein LOC103997612 isoform X2: MGVEETGGPAAPLLPQPTPPQSAPPCYGVPVAAAAFQDPYFPDPPAYVLLPVYPRRRRQRCGCFSCCGSLISSSSTLLSAAFFLVLLSSAFFLWPSDPVVTVTRFHLEDIRVTPPPLAAIGISLRVDLRVRNPDFFSLDHRSIVVSIGYRGRPLGSVTANGGHIKARGVSHVHAKLKIDGIRVWSDAIYLIEDLARRSLPLDTVTEVDGRMRLFFVDLPVQGKISCSVSVNPETREVINQDCYPE, translated from the exons ATGGGCGTGGAAGAAACCGGAGGACCGGCGGCGCCGCTTCTCCCCCAGCCGACTCCTCCGCAGTCAGCGCCGCCATGCTACGGCGTACCGGTCGCCGCCGCGGCCTTCCAAGATCCCTACTTCCCTGATCCTCCAGCGTACGTCCTCCTCCCCGTTTACCCCCGCCGCCGGCGCCAGCGCTGCGGATGCTTCTCCTGCTGCGGTTCCCtcatctcttcttcctccaccCTCCTCTCGGCTGCCttcttcctcgtcctcctctCCTCCGCCTTCTTTCTCTGGCCCTCCGACCCCGTGGTCACCGTCACCCGCTTCCACCTCGAAGACATCCGCGTCACCCCGCCGCCTCTCGCAGCCATCGGCATCTCCCTGAGGGTCGATCTCAGGGTCCGCAACCCGGACTTCTTCTCCCTCGACCACCGCTCCATCGTGGTCTCGATCGGGTACCGCGGGAGGCCACTTGGCTCCGTCACGGCCAACGGTGGCCACATTAAGGCGCGGGGGGTCTCGCACGTTCACGCCAAGCTCAAGATCGACGGGATCCGGGTGTGGAGTGATGCCATCTATCTGATCGAGGATCTTGCAAGGAGATCGTTGCCTTTGGACACGGTCACTGAGGTCGACGGCAGGATGCGTCTCTTCTTCGTGGACCTCCCCGTTCAG GGAAAAATTTCTTGTTCGGTCTCTGTTAATCCAGAAACCCGGGAAGTCATTAATCAAGACTGCTACCCTGAG TGA
- the LOC103997611 gene encoding sugar transport protein 8-like, with the protein MPSVVLASSDGGPKQFEGKITSYVVICGIIAATGGLMFGYDIGISGGVTSMDDFLEKFFPDVYVKKHRAKENNYCKYDNQGLQLFTSSLYLAALVSSFFASKSCTKFGRRLTMQAASVFFLIGVVLDAAARDLAMLIIGRILLGMGVGFANQAVPLFLSEIAPVRIRGALNILFQLDVTIGILVANIVNYFASNLHPWGWRLSLGLAGVPATILCLGSFLITETPTSLIEREKTDAGLAMLKKIRGTENVELEYQEIARACETARQVKRPFRTLMKRHSRPQLVIAVLMQVFQQFTGINAIMFYSPVLFQTIGFKNDASLLSAVITGTVNTLSTVVSIVLVDRVGRRMLLLEACVQMLLSQALIGILLQVNLKSNNTLHQGVAVLVVVLVCLYVSSFAWSWGPLGWLIPSEIFPLETRTAGFAFAVSSNMLFTFLIAQAFLSMLCHMRAGIFFFFAAWIVVMGLFTIFLLPETKNVPIDEMVEMVWKQHWYWKGYMDKEEAKEDKVDII; encoded by the exons ATGCCGTCTGTAGTTTTGGCGAGTTCGGATGGCGGCCCGAAGCAGTTCGAGGGGAAGATCACGTCCTACGTGGTCATCTGTGGGATTATTGCTGCCACCGGAGGATTGATGTTTGGATACGACATCGGCATCTCCG GAGGAGTTACATCAATGGATGACTTCCTGGAGAAGTTCTTCCCTGATGTGTACGTGAAGAAACACCGGGCCAAGGAGAACAACTACTGCAAGTACGACAACCAAGGCCTGCAGCTCTTCACCTCGTCGCTCTACCTCGCCGCGCTGGTGTCGAGCTTCTTCGCCTCCAAGTCGTGCACCAAGTTCGGCCGGAGGCTCACGATGCAGGCGGCGTCCGTCTTCTTCTTGATCGGCGTCGTGCTCGATGCCGCCGCCCGAGACCTCGCCATGCTCATCATAGGGAGGATTCTCCTCGGCATGGGCGTCGGATTCGCCAACCAG GCGGTTCCGTTGTTTCTGTCGGAGATCGCGCCGGTGCGAATCCGAGGCGCCCTCAACATCCTCTTCCAGCTCGATGTAACCATCGGAATCCTCGTCGCGAACATCGTCAACTACTTCGCCTCGAACCTCCACCCGTGGGGGTGGCGGCTGTCCCTTGGCCTCGCCGGCGTGCCGGCCACGATCCTGTGCTTGGGCTCCTTCCTCATCACCGAGACGCCGACGAGCCTCATCGAGCGCGAGAAGACGGATGCAGGCTTGGCCATGCTCAAGAAGATCCGAGGAACAGAGAACGTGGAGCTGGAGTACCAGGAGATCGCGCGGGCCTGTGAGACAGCGCGGCAGGTGAAGCGCCCGTTCCGGACGCTGATGAAGCGGCACAGCCGCCCGCAGCTGGTCATCGCCGTGCTGATGCAGGTGTTCCAGCAGTTCACGGGCATCAACGCCATCATGTTCTACTCGCCCGTCCTCTTCCAGACCATCGGGTTTAAGAACGACGCCTCGTTGCTGTCTGCCGTCATCACCGGCACCGTCAACACCCTCTCCACCGTCGTCTCCATCGTCCTGGTGGACCGAGTCGGCCGGAGGATGTTACTGCTCGAGGCCTGTGTTCAGATGCTTCTCTCACAG GCTCTCATCGGAATCCTCCTGCAAGTGAATCTGAAATCAAACAACACGCTCCATCAAGGAGTGGCAGTGCTGGTGGTGGTGCTGGTGTGCCTCTACGTGTCGAGCTTCGCATGGTCATGGGGGCCTCTCGGGTGGCTGATACCCAGCGAGATCTTCCCCTTGGAGACGAGGACGGCCGGCTTCGCCTTCGCCGTGAGCTCCAACATGCTCTTCACCTTCCTCATCGCGCAGGCCTTCCTCTCCATGCTGTGCCACATGCGGGcgggcatcttcttcttcttcgcggcATGGATCGTGGTCATGGGACTGTTCACCATCTTCCTGCTGCCCGAGACGAAGAACGTCCCCATCGACGAGATGGTCGAGATGGTGTGGAAGCAGCACTGGTACTGGAAAGGCTACATGGACAAGGAGGAAGCCAAGGAAGACAAGGTTGACATCATTTAG
- the LOC135648652 gene encoding mavicyanin-like, with protein MEKVLAMATGLVALLLVAGAGPAEGAVYKVGDSAGWTIMGSPNYTAWASSKTFHVGDTIVFDYNNSFHNVLEVTKAEYNACNASSPIATYATGNDSITIKTKGHHYFLCGFPGHCTIGQKVDIYIPKSSSAAPSTSPAAAPSPSSGSSSSSSGTGGIPTPAAAPRPSAGTKPVPQAFALVLAVFSFVAVAGGLVRQ; from the exons ATGGAGAAGGTGTTGGCGATGGCAACGGGGTTGGTGGCGTTGCTTCTCGTCGCCGGTGCCGGGCCGGCGGAGGGTGCAGTTTACAAGGTGGGGGATTCCGCGGGGTGGACCATCATGGGGAGCCCCAACTACACTGCCTGGGCCTCGTCCAAGACCTTCCATGTGGGAGACACCATCg TGTTCGACTACAACAATAGCTTCCACAACGTGCTTGAGGTGACCAAGGCCGAGTACAATGCATGCAACGCCTCATCTCCGATCGCCACATACGCCACCGGTAATGACTCCATCACCATCAAGACCAAAGGCCACCACTACTTCCTCTGCGGCTTCCCCGGCCACTGCACCATCGGCCAAAAGGTGGACATCTACATCCCCAAGTCCTCCTCTGCTGCCCCTTCCACCTCCCCGGCTGCTGCCCCTTCCccaagcagcggcagcagcagcagcagcagcggtacCGGAGGCATCCCTACACCGGCAGCTGCCCCGCGGCCCAGCGCTGGCACGAAGCCCGTGCCACAGGCGTTTGCCCTTGTTCTTGCTGTCTTCTCCTTCGTTGCCGTGGCCGGTGGCCTTGTTAGGCAGTAG
- the LOC103997612 gene encoding uncharacterized protein LOC103997612 isoform X1, whose amino-acid sequence MGVEETGGPAAPLLPQPTPPQSAPPCYGVPVAAAAFQDPYFPDPPAYVLLPVYPRRRRQRCGCFSCCGSLISSSSTLLSAAFFLVLLSSAFFLWPSDPVVTVTRFHLEDIRVTPPPLAAIGISLRVDLRVRNPDFFSLDHRSIVVSIGYRGRPLGSVTANGGHIKARGVSHVHAKLKIDGIRVWSDAIYLIEDLARRSLPLDTVTEVDGRMRLFFVDLPVQGKISCSVSVNPETREVINQDCYPEVSYLTSITK is encoded by the exons ATGGGCGTGGAAGAAACCGGAGGACCGGCGGCGCCGCTTCTCCCCCAGCCGACTCCTCCGCAGTCAGCGCCGCCATGCTACGGCGTACCGGTCGCCGCCGCGGCCTTCCAAGATCCCTACTTCCCTGATCCTCCAGCGTACGTCCTCCTCCCCGTTTACCCCCGCCGCCGGCGCCAGCGCTGCGGATGCTTCTCCTGCTGCGGTTCCCtcatctcttcttcctccaccCTCCTCTCGGCTGCCttcttcctcgtcctcctctCCTCCGCCTTCTTTCTCTGGCCCTCCGACCCCGTGGTCACCGTCACCCGCTTCCACCTCGAAGACATCCGCGTCACCCCGCCGCCTCTCGCAGCCATCGGCATCTCCCTGAGGGTCGATCTCAGGGTCCGCAACCCGGACTTCTTCTCCCTCGACCACCGCTCCATCGTGGTCTCGATCGGGTACCGCGGGAGGCCACTTGGCTCCGTCACGGCCAACGGTGGCCACATTAAGGCGCGGGGGGTCTCGCACGTTCACGCCAAGCTCAAGATCGACGGGATCCGGGTGTGGAGTGATGCCATCTATCTGATCGAGGATCTTGCAAGGAGATCGTTGCCTTTGGACACGGTCACTGAGGTCGACGGCAGGATGCGTCTCTTCTTCGTGGACCTCCCCGTTCAG GGAAAAATTTCTTGTTCGGTCTCTGTTAATCCAGAAACCCGGGAAGTCATTAATCAAGACTGCTACCCTGAGGTAAGTTATTTGACAAGTATCACCAAGTAA
- the LOC135648774 gene encoding amine oxidase [copper-containing] alpha 2, peroxisomal-like, with protein sequence MLTFEEEEAASALPFSYPPFVASVAKRGLALEDVLCTPLSVGWFGEAKQGRRRVKIACYLTGDTVNFYARPLEGVTVVVDLDALTIVEYEDRVVVPVPESAGTDYRAVKQRPPFGPQTKPGTFVQPEGKGFEVDGHMIRWANWEFHLGFDVRAGTVISVASLKDSEVGTPRRVLHRGFVSELFIPYMDPSEEWYYKTFFDAGENGFGLSAAPLEPNADCPANAAFMDAHFAGRDGAPVRIPNALCVFERYAGDASWRHTEFGFPGQVITEVRPDVSLVVRMVSAVGNYDYVIDWEFKTSGSIKIGVSLTGILEVKGTRYTHADQIAGDEHGTLLARNTIGVYHDHFVTFHLDLDVDGPANSFVRSKLKTVRVTDGSSRRRSYWTVAKETAKTEADARVELGDEPGELLVVNPSKRTRMGNLVGYRVISHGATAASLLSDDDYPQIRASYSKNQVWVTAYNKSEKWAAGLYTDESRGDDNLAAWSRRNAGIEDTDIVLWYTAGFHHVPCQEDFPLMPLLSGGFELRPANFFERNPLIKTRPNGPVLLPNCSRNP encoded by the exons ATGCTCACCTTCGAGGAGGAAGAGGCGGCCTCCGCCCTGCCCTTCAGCTACCCGCCGTTCGTGGCGTCGGTCGCGAAAAGGGGACTGGCGCTGGAGGACGTGCTGTGCACGCCCTTGTCGGTGGGGTGGTTCGGGGAAGCGAAGCAGGGGAGGCGGCGGGTGAAGATAGCGTGCTACCTCACGGGGGACACGGTCAACTTCTACGCGCGGCCATTGGAGGGGGTGACGGTGGTGGTGGACTTGGACGCCCTGACGATCGTGGAGTACGAGGACCGGGTGGTGGTGCCGGTGCCGGAGTCGGCAGGGACGGACTACCGAGCCGTAAAGCAGAGGCCGCCGTTCGGGCCGCAGACGAAGCCCGGCACCTTCGTCCAGCCGGAAGGGAAGGGGTTCGAAGTAGATGGCCACATGATCAG GTGGGCAAACTGGGAATTCCACTTGGGCTTCGACGTCCGAGCCGGGACAGTCATCTCCGTGGCTTCCTTGAAGGACTCCGAGGTGGGAACGCCGCGGCGAGTGCTCCACAGGGGCTTCGTGTCCGAGCTCTTCATACCGTACATGGATCCGTCGGAGGAGTGGTACTACAAGACCTTCTTCGACGCTGGCGAGAACGGCTTCGGGCTCTCGGCGGCCCCTCTGGAGCCCAACGCCGACTGCCCGGCCAACGCCGCGTTCATGGACGCCCACTTCGCCGGCCGAGACGGGGCGCCGGTCCGGATCCCGAACGCCCTCTGCGTCTTCGAGCGCTACGCGGGCGACGCTTCGTGGCGGCACACCGAGTTCGGGTTTCCCGGCCAAGTG ATAACGGAGGTGAGGCCGGACGTGAGCTTGGTGGTGCGAATGGTGTCCGCGGTCGGCAACTACGACTACGTGATAGACTGGGAATTCAAGACCAGCGGCTCCATCAAAATAGGG GTGTCACTGACAGGAATCCTGGAAGTCAAAGGCACGCGCTACACCCACGCAGACCAAATCGCCGGCGACGAGCACGGCACGCTGCTGGCTAGAAACACCATCGGCGTCTACCACGATCATTTCGTCACGTTCCACCTGGACCTCGACGTCGATGGACCCGCCAACTCCTTCGTCAGGTCCAAGCTTAAGACCGTGAGGGTGACCGATGGCAGCTCGCGGAGGAGGAGCTACTGGACGGTGGCGAAGGAGACGGCCAAGACAGAGGCCGACGCCCGAGTGGAGCTCGGCGACGAGCCGGGCGAGCTGCTGGTGGTGAACCCTAGCAAGAGGACGAGGATGGGGAACCTCGTCGGGTACCGGGTGATCAGCCACGGCGCGACGGCGGCCTCGCTGCTCTCCGACGATGACTACCCTCAGATCCGGGCGAGCTACAGCAAGAATCAGGTGTGGGTGACGGCTTACAACAAGTCGGAGAAGTGGGCGGCGGGGCTTTACACGGACGAGAGCAGGGGAGACGACAACTTGGCTGCATGGAGTCGGAG GAATGCAGGGATCGAAGACACAGACATCGTGCTGTGGTACACTGCGGGCTTCCATCACGTGCCCTGTCAAGAAGACTTCCCGTTGATGCCACTGTTGAGCGGTGGCTTCGAGCTTCGTCCTGCCAACTTCTTCGAGAGGAATCCATTGATCAAGACTCGGCCTAATGGGCCGGTGCTTCTGCCCAATTGTTCCAGGAATCCCTAG